TTGtacattaaatatataaaagatgAGCTTAATTAGCTCATTATCTTTTGAagataatagatttttttttaaacaccTTATTAAAGATGGTAGTCTAAATGGTTTGTGATCAAGCAATATTTGGTGTGGAAAGGAATGTATTACGTTGTTCTGTATTGGTTGCATGATATTGCTAATATACATATTTCATCTTTTAAAATTTGGTCCTACATAACAAACTTTGTACAGCTTTGAGAGTACACGTTATTTTTCTATACTATTCTACAATATCCTATAACCCCTACCCTCCCCTTCAAGCTGGAAGGTGGTGTGAAGTGGCAACTCTAGTTTGGAGAAAAGGAACTAAAGCTTTTGCAGCGAGAAGGGATTTGGTGAAAAAATCAGCTAATTGGAATTTCGAAGAAAGATGTGTGCTATTGAAAAATCCTTCAAGAACTTTATCACGAACCACATGGCAATGTGTTTAGTTCGTTTATGGAATATGGAATTATGACTGATATATGTTGCAGTTTGATTATCATAATATAGTGGAATAGGCAAAGATATTGGAATATGAAAATCACATCAAGTAAGATATCCATTGGAGTTTGCAGGTGGTGGTAGCCATGCTTCGGTATTTTGCTTTAGCTGATGAATGGTTGATAGTTTGTTGTTTTTtagatttgaaggaaataagTGCAGACCTAAGAAAAATGCAGCAACCAGAAATGGAATGACGACGGTTGGGGCAGGCAGCCTAGTCAACATCATAATAGCCAGAGATGTGTAGTGAAGATGAGGCAGGAAAGAATAAACTAAAGGACAAAGACCCTTTGAGATACCGCAAGACTTGAGTAAAAGTAATCCAATGTGGTGCCCGTGGTGCTTCTAAAAATTGACTGAAGTGTTGTACTGAGTATGTAACATCATGGTGAGTTAAACTTGGACATAGAACTTCACCGAAAATTGGACGATATCTCTCTTTTCAActccttcccacttctcaaGGTTATGGCACTAGCATTCTGTTTTGGGTTAGTCTCCTTTGGAAAGGTAATTTCTCTTACAATTCTAGCTTGTTCACAGAGGTGGCAACTTGATTGATTTGTTGTTCAAGATTTTGCACCGTGTTTGCTAAAGATTTAATGATCTCTTCAAGGGGCATGTTGGATTTCTGAGATGCTGCTTGGGTTGAATTTCTTTGTTGATAATTTTGATATTGATTTTTTCTATCATAACTGAAGTTCGGGTACTccttccaacctggattgtaggtgttagagtagggatcataTCTTTGTTGGCCATTAAACCCTCCAACCGCATTaacttgctggtcctcttcttgaagagAAGGACATAGGTCAATTGGATGTCCAACGGTGGCATAAATTCCATATGGTCTTACTTGTTGATTTTGTTGAGCTTGTCCTACAACAAGACTACGGACAACAGAGGTTAGATCAGAAATTGTACAGCTAAGGAAGAAGTACTTACCTCGTTTACTCTCCTTGGCAGTTGTCTTTGATCTCGATATTGTTTTGAGGCTGCTGCCATTGTGGAAATTAGGTCTCTTATGGCTTGAGGTGTTTTGtcttcaattgatcctccacatgctgcatcaataaatttcCTTTCCGAAGGTAAGAAACCTCCGTAGAAGTATTCAATGAATGATTTGTccgaaatatcatgttgagagTAGCGTGTGCATAATCGCTTGAATCTCTcccaatattcatataattCTTTAGAATCCCTTTGCTTAATACCACTTATTTCTCTCCGGATGCCAATAGTTTTTGAGGTAGGAAAGTATTTGCTCAAGAATACTCTTATCATACTGGCCCATGAGGTGATAGATCCGGGTGGCAAATAGAACAACCAATCcttggcataatcatcaagggAGAAAGAAAAAGCTCTAAGTTTAACATATTCTTTataaataccttgaggtctcatggtttAGCATACGATgtgaaattcttttaagtgtttATGTGGGTCCTCATTttccaaacctctaaatttttgaaggagatgtatcaaacctgttttcaatTCGAAAGGTGTTGTCAAACAACTTATGTTTAGATctctcaatccataaaacaactaaagtataaat
This genomic interval from Manihot esculenta cultivar AM560-2 chromosome 12, M.esculenta_v8, whole genome shotgun sequence contains the following:
- the LOC110627535 gene encoding uncharacterized protein LOC110627535, which produces MRPQGIYKEYVKLRAFSFSLDDYAKDWLFYLPPGSITSWASMIRVFLSKYFPTSKTIGIRREISGIKQRDSKELYEYWERFKRLCTRYSQHDISDKSFIEYFYGGFLPSERKFIDAACGGSIEDKTPQAIRDLISTMAAASKQYRDQRQLPRRVNEVRQAQQNQQVRPYGIYATVGHPIDLCPSLQEEDQQVNAVGGFNGQQRYDPYSNTYNPGWKEYPNFSYDRKNQYQNYQQRNSTQAASQKSNMPLEEIIKSLANTVQNLEQQINQVATSVNKLEL